AGCAGCGCCGGCGCCAGCGCGCCGATCTGCGCGTAGGTAGGCAGCACGGCGATCACGAGCGAGCCGCCGCACATCATGAACACCGACACCATCATGGCCGTGCGGCGGCCGTGCTTGTCGGCGAGGCGGCCGAAGAACCAGCCGCCGATCGGACGCATCAGGAAGCCGGCGGCGAAAACGCCCGCCGTGTTGAGCAACTGCGTGGTGGTGTTGCCGCTCGGGAAGAACGCCGGCGCGAAGTACAGCGCGCAGAACGAATACACGTAAAAGTCGAACCACTCGACGAGATTGCCCGATGAAGCGCCAACGATGGCGAAGATGCGGCGCCGTGTGTCGTGAGCCGAGGCCACGGTTTGATCGGTTAGGTCGGTCATGCTGTTGTCTTTTTCCTTTTCTTTAAACGGAGGTCGCGGGCGTGGCGCACGCTCTTAGATCGCGCGCACGGGAACATTTATCCCGTACACGCTAATTTTACAGAATCGCAAGGATGAGTTGGAGCTTTGTTCGAGCGGTGAAGGGCGACGTTGTCTCGGGGCGGCGCTTGTGTCTTAATTTGCTGCTTCGCACATAAGAAAAAAGCCAGCTCGAACGGAAGCTGGCTTTTGTTTATCGCACCGAACGTGGCGCGTCGTGTTGCAATCCGCCGGTCACACCTTAACCGCCGGCGGCACATAGCGGCACTCGTAACGCTTGCGGACCGTGCCATTCTCATCGACGCTTTCCAGATAAACATCGAACTGCCACAGCCGCGCCATGTGCTTGAGCACTTCGGCGCTATCGCCCGACAGATGCCGGTTGTCGCTCATGAAGTGCCGCAGCGTCAAACTCCGGTCGCCACGCGTATTCACCGCCCACACCTGAATATTCGGCTCGCGGTGATGCATGTCGTACTGCCGCGACAACGCCTGACGCACGTACTGATAGCCGCTGTCGTCATGAATCGCCGAGACTTCTAGCGCATCGCGCATGTCGTCGTCGAGCACCGAGAAGAGGCGCATTTCGCGGATCAGATGCGGCGACAGATACTGCGCGACGAAGCTCTCGTCCTTGAAGTTGCGCATCGCGTAGTGCATGGCCGGGAGCCACGGACTGCCCGCCAGTTCCGGGAACCACTTGCGGTCTTCTTCCGTCGGCGCCTCGCAGATCCGGCGAATGTCGCTCATCATCGAAAAACCCAGCGCGTACGGATTGATACCGCTGTAGTACGGCTTCGTGACCGGCGGCTGGTAGACCACGTTGCTGTGCGAATGGAGAAACTCCATCATGAAGCCGTCTTCCAGCTTGCCCTGGTTGTACATGGTGTTGAGCAAGGTGTAGTGCCAGAACGTCGCCCAGCCCTCGTTCATCACCTGGGTCTGCCGTTGCGGATAAAAATACTGGCCGACCTTGCGCACGATGCGGATCACTTCCCGCTCCCACGGCTCCAGCAGCGGCGCATTTTTCTCCGCGAAATACAGCAGGTTTTCCTGCGGCTCCGGCGGATAGCGCTCCTCGACCTCCTCCGGCAACGGCGTATGGCGAGTCGGCAAGGTACGCCA
The nucleotide sequence above comes from Paraburkholderia aromaticivorans. Encoded proteins:
- a CDS encoding SpoVR family protein, translated to MTNKHLHNEVRGEPENGAPERGKGVPQQQQSGHAEARADDTGAAAGAVDTAAARGHTGTPTEGQREVRMNVADRRPLPCPSDWTFELIEEYDSHIARVAEQYELDVYPIQLELISAEQMMDAYASVGMPVNYRHWSFGKHFLSTEKSYRRGQMGLAYEIVINSNPCIAYLMEENTMTMQALVIAHAAYGHNSFFKGNYLFRLWTDAHAIIDYLVYAKNYIAECEERFGLDRVEELLDSCHALMNYGVDRYKRPQKLSLQKEFAARREREAYLQSQVNELWRTLPTRHTPLPEEVEERYPPEPQENLLYFAEKNAPLLEPWEREVIRIVRKVGQYFYPQRQTQVMNEGWATFWHYTLLNTMYNQGKLEDGFMMEFLHSHSNVVYQPPVTKPYYSGINPYALGFSMMSDIRRICEAPTEEDRKWFPELAGSPWLPAMHYAMRNFKDESFVAQYLSPHLIREMRLFSVLDDDMRDALEVSAIHDDSGYQYVRQALSRQYDMHHREPNIQVWAVNTRGDRSLTLRHFMSDNRHLSGDSAEVLKHMARLWQFDVYLESVDENGTVRKRYECRYVPPAVKV